TGGGGGCGCCATTAATTTGATGGTCACTGCGTTTCTTACTGCCAAGCGTTATATCGCCTCCCTGTGAAAGGTCACGAAAAACCCGTGATCTCACAGCGGCCCGGAGACGTTTTATTTTAACGCTATTCATGTAACGATGCGGGCAGGGCGTAAGAACGTTTTTGCCATCGGGATGATGAACCTGATGATGCGTGGCGATGAAGTCGCCCGAGTTGTCTGCCTGCAACTTGACGTCCATCTTTCAAAATCAGTCGGCCATACAGGCGACCGGCTTTCTCAAAGGGAAATGTCTGATGCCATTCCGTAAAATTTTCTCCAGCCTTGCCGTGGCGACGGTGGCCTGCACCGCCATGCCGGCGATGGCGGTATCGCCTTTACCCCCGCCGCACATGATGCATGCGCCGCCTCTGCCCGCCCTTATCCAGAATCAGGCGCATTTGACGCCTGAGCAGAATGACAGGATCCGTAAGATCATGGACGCCAATCGCGACAAGGTCATGGCCCGTCACGATGATGACCGCGCCCTGGATGACAAGATTTCAGCCGCCTTACTGGTGAAGGGCGATGTCGATAAAAAAGCCGTCGACGACCTTGTGAAGCAGAAAATCGCGCTGCATGAGCAGGCGGAGCAACAGCGCGTGGCGGAGCTGATCGCCATCCATGATGTGCTGACCCCCGACCAGCGTGAAGCCGTGAAAGACGCTTATGATGAGGTCGGTAAATTAACCGCGCGGCTGCGCGACATCATGCCCCCACCTCCACCCCCGCCTCCGCCTCCGGCGCCATAAGGTTTTTTCATCCCGGCTGTCGCATTAGGCTTGACTTGTGACAGCCGGGGCTTTAGGCACCGATCAAATTCTGAAACGTCACTCCGCGAGGGTTCGCGCAGTGGCGCAAAGTCATTTGCAGCCAAAGGGCACACGTGTTCGACTCACTCTCCAGCAAGCTTTCCGGCGTATTTTCGGGCCTTTCCCGGCGTGGTCGTCTCTCTGAAGGCGATGTCGCTGAGGCGATGCGTGAAGTACGTATGGCGATGCTGGAGGCGGATGTCGCGCTCCCCGTCGTGCGTGACTTCGTTGATAAAGTCCGTGAGCGCGCTGTCGGGCAGGAAATCCTTGAAAGTATTTCGCCGGGCCAGGCTGTCGCGAAAATCGTCAATGACGCCCTGATTGAGGCTTTGGGCGGTGCTGGCGCCGCCACGCTGAACCTCTCTGCGGCCCCGCCTGTCGCCATATTGATGGTCGGCCTGCAAGGGTCAGGCAAGACGACGACCACCGGCAAGCTGGGTTTGCGCCTCTCATCGCGGGAGCGGAAACGCGTCCTCCTCGCGTCCCTGGATGTGCAGCGCCCGGCTGCGCAGCTACAGCTCCAGCAACTGGCTGAGCGGGTTGGCGTCACCTCATTGCCGATCCTGGCCGGGCAGTCCCCACAGGAAATCACCCGCCGCGCGATGAAAACCGCGCGTCAGGAAGGGTATGATATTGTCGTGCTGGATACGGCAGGCCGCCTTTCCATCGATGAAGCCCTGATGCAGGAAGTCCGCGAAATTCGTGAAATCGCGGGCCCGGCCGAGACATTGCTGGTTGTCGATGCCATGACCGGGCAGGATGCGGTCAATACGGCGCAGCATTTCAATGAGGCTGTCGGTGTCACGGGTGTCGTGATGTCGCGCATGGATGGCGACGCGCGTGGCGGCGCCGCGCTTTCCATGAAGGCCATGACCGGCGCGCCCATCAAATTTGTCGGGATGGGTGAGAAACCCGAAGCGCTGGAAGAATTCTACCCGGAACGCGTCGCGGGGCGCATCCTTGGCCTCGGCGATATTGCCGGGCTCGTCGAGAAAGCCTCCGAAACGCTGGATCAGGAGGAAAGCGAGCGCGTCGCCAAGAAGATGCTCGCGGGTAAGTTCGACCTCGATGATTACGCTTCCCAGATCCGCCAGATCGGCAAGCTTGGCTCCGTCTCGAATATTCTCGGCATGTTGCCGGGGGCCGGTAAACTCAAGGAAAAACTGGGTGATCGGGATCTCGACACCACGATTTTCAAGCGGCACCAGGCCATGATCTCCTCCATGACGAAGGCGGAGCGCAGGACGCCCGCCATCATTAAAGCGTCACGGAAAAAGAGGATCGCGGCCGGCTCCGGCACCACGGTGCAGGAGATCAATAAAATGCTCAAACAGTTTGATGACATGTCCACCATGATGAAGCGCCTTAATAAAATGGGCCTCGCGGGCATGAAGCAGATGCTGTCAGGGATGATGTCGGGCAAGGGAAATCCCAATATGCCCGGTGGTTTCGGCGGTTTGCCACGCCGGTAACGTCAAAATTTCACACTTCAGGAGTTGATTGAAGCATGAGTCTTAAAATTCGTCTTGCACGCGCTGGCGCCAAAAAGCGCCCTTATTACCATATTGTCGTGGCTGACAGCCGCAGCCCGCGTGATGGCCGCTTCATTGAAAAAGTGGGCGCCTATAACCCGATGCTGCCGTCAGACCATGCTGAGCGCGTGCGTCTTGATGATGCGCGTATCCGTCACTGGCTTTCAAACGGGGCGCAGGCGACGGATCGCGTGGCGCGTTTCCTCGGCCGTGCCGGGATCATCGACATGCCGAGCTGGAATGAGCAGCCCAAGAAATCCGCCCCGAAAAAGCGTGCGCAGGAGCGTGCAGCCGCCAAGTCTGAGGCCGCGGCCTGAGCCTTAAGCCCGATAGCGACTGACGATGACACGTGCACCGCAAGCTGAGAGAGAGATACATGTTGCCACCGTGGGGAGACCACACGGCGTGCACGGACGTGTCCATCTTTTAGCATTGACGGAAGACCCGGCTACGCTGGAGGCGCTCTCACCCCTCAGGGATGAGGCGGGCCGACTGTGGCAGGTGCGCTGGGTGAGCCATCACATTGCTGAACTCGGCGACCCGGTTGAAGGGCCGCTGCAAAGCCGGGAGGATGCAGCGCGCTGCGTTAATCTCAAACTTTACGCGCTGCGGACGCAGTTTCCCCAGGCGGATGAGGATGAGTTCTACCACGCGGATCTTATCGGCATGGACGCTTTTTCACCATCAGGTGAGGCTTTGGGGACGGTGGTGACGGTCCATGATTACGGCGCGGGCGTCAGCCTCGAAATCGTGCAGGGGCGTCAATCACATGTGGTGCCCTTCACGCGGGCCTGCGTGCCGCACATTGATATGTCACAGGCACGGCTTGAAATCATGTTGCCTGCGGAAATCGAGGTGGAGGGCGACCTGTCCAACGATGCTGAAGTGGTTGTGCGACAATGACGTGGCAGGCGGATATCATCACGCTTTTTCCGGAATT
This genomic stretch from Candidatus Kirkpatrickella diaphorinae harbors:
- a CDS encoding Spy/CpxP family protein refolding chaperone, with protein sequence MPFRKIFSSLAVATVACTAMPAMAVSPLPPPHMMHAPPLPALIQNQAHLTPEQNDRIRKIMDANRDKVMARHDDDRALDDKISAALLVKGDVDKKAVDDLVKQKIALHEQAEQQRVAELIAIHDVLTPDQREAVKDAYDEVGKLTARLRDIMPPPPPPPPPPAP
- the ffh gene encoding signal recognition particle protein, whose product is MFDSLSSKLSGVFSGLSRRGRLSEGDVAEAMREVRMAMLEADVALPVVRDFVDKVRERAVGQEILESISPGQAVAKIVNDALIEALGGAGAATLNLSAAPPVAILMVGLQGSGKTTTTGKLGLRLSSRERKRVLLASLDVQRPAAQLQLQQLAERVGVTSLPILAGQSPQEITRRAMKTARQEGYDIVVLDTAGRLSIDEALMQEVREIREIAGPAETLLVVDAMTGQDAVNTAQHFNEAVGVTGVVMSRMDGDARGGAALSMKAMTGAPIKFVGMGEKPEALEEFYPERVAGRILGLGDIAGLVEKASETLDQEESERVAKKMLAGKFDLDDYASQIRQIGKLGSVSNILGMLPGAGKLKEKLGDRDLDTTIFKRHQAMISSMTKAERRTPAIIKASRKKRIAAGSGTTVQEINKMLKQFDDMSTMMKRLNKMGLAGMKQMLSGMMSGKGNPNMPGGFGGLPRR
- the rpsP gene encoding 30S ribosomal protein S16 yields the protein MSLKIRLARAGAKKRPYYHIVVADSRSPRDGRFIEKVGAYNPMLPSDHAERVRLDDARIRHWLSNGAQATDRVARFLGRAGIIDMPSWNEQPKKSAPKKRAQERAAAKSEAAA
- the rimM gene encoding ribosome maturation factor RimM (Essential for efficient processing of 16S rRNA) produces the protein MHGRVHLLALTEDPATLEALSPLRDEAGRLWQVRWVSHHIAELGDPVEGPLQSREDAARCVNLKLYALRTQFPQADEDEFYHADLIGMDAFSPSGEALGTVVTVHDYGAGVSLEIVQGRQSHVVPFTRACVPHIDMSQARLEIMLPAEIEVEGDLSNDAEVVVRQ